Proteins encoded by one window of Pyrinomonadaceae bacterium:
- a CDS encoding class I SAM-dependent methyltransferase has product MIGIAVAERCGEMLPQLRLSESSTPYSAGRVATRPGTVFDFAVAPLATAGNGAKRRWLRERRRRKVGRAYDMALEIARVIPRGSVVLDVGCGNGYIAHHLSALLGKAVTGIDVADSTEAPIYYRPYDGREFPVPDSSFDAVVSAYVLHHAQDVHTMLMEMKRVLRPGGVAIIYEDIPATAWDRFICWTHDLKWRKRTGACTFRSELDWVNVFGSAGFQLIRERQLARLRNLTHPVCRRFFLLQNQPFSAAVAKISRDQTARPANPCSQSLVLCGRCSGLLSCSCPAS; this is encoded by the coding sequence GTGATCGGCATTGCGGTTGCTGAACGCTGCGGCGAGATGTTGCCGCAGTTAAGACTCTCGGAATCTTCGACTCCCTACTCAGCCGGGCGTGTAGCTACTCGTCCAGGAACCGTTTTTGATTTTGCCGTCGCACCGTTAGCAACTGCCGGTAATGGCGCAAAGCGCCGTTGGCTGCGCGAACGGCGGCGACGAAAGGTCGGCCGCGCATACGATATGGCTTTGGAGATCGCGCGGGTGATTCCACGTGGATCGGTAGTGCTGGACGTCGGTTGCGGCAACGGCTACATCGCGCATCATCTGTCGGCGCTGCTGGGCAAAGCCGTGACGGGAATCGACGTCGCCGACTCGACGGAAGCGCCGATTTATTATCGGCCATACGACGGCCGTGAATTCCCGGTCCCTGACTCTTCCTTTGACGCCGTCGTGTCCGCATACGTGCTGCATCACGCGCAAGACGTCCACACGATGTTGATGGAAATGAAGCGTGTGCTGCGGCCGGGTGGCGTGGCAATTATCTACGAAGACATTCCAGCGACGGCCTGGGACCGCTTCATCTGCTGGACGCACGATCTGAAATGGCGAAAACGCACCGGCGCTTGCACCTTCCGAAGTGAATTGGATTGGGTAAACGTGTTTGGGTCCGCCGGCTTTCAGCTTATTCGCGAGCGGCAGCTGGCGCGACTGCGGAACCTGACGCATCCGGTTTGTCGGCGCTTTTTTCTGCTGCAAAACCAGCCGTTTTCAGCAGCGGTCGCAAAGATCAGTCGTGATCAAACAGCACGGCCTGCAAATCCGTGTAGTCAGTCTTTGGTTTTGTGCGGCAGGTGTAGCGGACTTCTTTCTTGCTCGTGCCCGGCCAGTTGA
- a CDS encoding S46 family peptidase, which produces MRIKKFLCALFLALFSLQGFAPLAIADEGMWTFNNVPRAEIKKRYGFDVTDEWLRKVQLASVRFNNGGSGSFVSADGLVLTNYHIVEGIVGEVSTAEKDYAKEGFVARTRADEIKAPSLELNVLMSIEDMTARVNGAVKAGVSDADAFAARRAEISKIEAESTQATGLRSDVVTLYQGAQYNLYRYKKYTDVRLVFVPEFQAAFFGGDPDNFNFPRFNVDMALVRVYENDKPINPPSYLKWSKTGAKEGELVFVTGHPGSTSRLNTVAHLRQLGETSVPIILRLLERREAMLKKYMALGEEQTRRAQNELNSIQNSLKVYRGQLAGLKGRTLMARKEADEKTLRDWVAANPERKQNYGEAWDAIAKAHQTLPTYIRERRIFDQAGGFNTTTFGFARNLVRLAEENQKPNAERLPEFTDARRASLELGLYSPAPIYDEFEKLKLADSLGFMIELLGADHALVKQIMNGKTPEARAAELIDGTKLKDVDYRKELAKGGKQAIDSSTDPMIVLARLIDAKAREMRKRFESEVTGVERTNYAKIARARFESEGNKVYPDATFTLRLSYGAVKGYMENGKRIEPFTTLGGLYDRSAKFNAKFPYNLPPRWTEKKSSVNLATPFNFVSTDDIIGGNSGSPTINKNGEIVGLIFDGNIQSLIGDFHYDETDNRAISVDVRAMQEILRKLFDANHIADELLKG; this is translated from the coding sequence ATGAGAATCAAGAAGTTCCTGTGTGCGCTGTTTCTGGCGTTGTTCAGCTTACAAGGTTTTGCCCCGCTCGCGATCGCGGATGAGGGCATGTGGACGTTCAACAACGTCCCGCGCGCCGAGATCAAAAAACGATACGGTTTCGATGTCACTGACGAGTGGCTGCGGAAGGTGCAGCTTGCTTCGGTGCGCTTCAACAACGGCGGCTCAGGTTCGTTTGTTTCAGCGGACGGGCTGGTTCTGACGAACTATCACATCGTCGAAGGCATCGTCGGCGAAGTCAGCACGGCAGAGAAAGACTATGCGAAGGAAGGGTTCGTCGCGCGCACTCGCGCCGATGAGATCAAGGCGCCGAGCCTGGAGCTCAACGTGCTGATGTCGATTGAAGATATGACAGCGCGCGTCAATGGGGCGGTGAAGGCCGGCGTCTCAGATGCCGATGCCTTCGCGGCGCGGCGCGCAGAGATTTCGAAGATCGAAGCTGAATCCACGCAGGCGACCGGACTGCGTTCCGACGTCGTCACGCTTTACCAGGGCGCGCAATACAATCTTTATCGCTACAAGAAGTACACGGACGTGCGTCTGGTGTTTGTGCCGGAGTTTCAAGCAGCGTTCTTTGGCGGCGACCCCGACAACTTCAATTTCCCGCGCTTCAATGTCGATATGGCGCTGGTGCGCGTTTACGAAAACGACAAGCCGATCAATCCGCCCAGCTATTTGAAGTGGTCAAAGACCGGCGCGAAGGAAGGCGAACTGGTTTTCGTAACCGGTCATCCCGGTTCGACCTCGCGCTTAAATACAGTTGCCCACCTGCGGCAACTGGGCGAGACCAGCGTTCCCATCATTCTCCGCCTGCTTGAACGCCGCGAGGCGATGCTCAAGAAGTACATGGCGCTGGGCGAGGAACAGACGCGGCGTGCGCAGAACGAACTTAACAGTATTCAGAACAGTTTGAAGGTTTATCGAGGTCAGCTCGCCGGCTTGAAGGGGCGCACGTTGATGGCGCGCAAGGAGGCCGATGAGAAAACGCTGCGTGACTGGGTCGCCGCCAATCCGGAGCGGAAGCAGAACTACGGCGAAGCGTGGGATGCAATTGCGAAAGCTCATCAGACGCTGCCGACATACATTCGCGAGCGGAGGATCTTCGATCAGGCGGGTGGCTTCAATACCACCACGTTCGGTTTCGCCCGCAATCTGGTAAGGCTGGCTGAAGAAAACCAAAAACCGAACGCTGAGCGCCTGCCCGAGTTTACCGACGCGCGACGCGCCTCGCTCGAGCTGGGACTCTATTCTCCGGCGCCGATTTACGATGAGTTTGAAAAGCTGAAGCTGGCGGACTCGCTCGGTTTCATGATCGAGTTGCTCGGCGCCGATCATGCGCTGGTCAAACAGATCATGAACGGCAAGACGCCGGAAGCTCGTGCGGCTGAGTTAATCGACGGCACGAAACTGAAGGACGTTGATTACCGCAAGGAGCTTGCCAAGGGCGGCAAGCAGGCGATCGATTCGTCAACCGATCCGATGATCGTCCTGGCGCGCCTAATCGATGCGAAAGCGCGCGAGATGCGCAAGCGCTTCGAAAGCGAAGTGACCGGAGTTGAACGCACGAACTACGCAAAGATTGCCCGCGCGCGATTTGAGAGTGAAGGCAACAAGGTCTATCCCGACGCGACCTTTACGCTGCGTCTGTCGTACGGCGCCGTGAAGGGCTACATGGAGAATGGCAAACGTATCGAGCCGTTTACGACGCTCGGTGGTTTGTACGATCGCTCTGCGAAGTTCAACGCCAAGTTTCCCTATAACCTGCCGCCGCGCTGGACGGAGAAGAAGTCCTCGGTGAATCTGGCGACGCCGTTTAATTTCGTCTCGACCGATGACATCATCGGCGGCAATTCAGGTTCGCCGACAATCAATAAGAATGGTGAAATCGTGGGCCTGATTTTCGACGGCAACATCCAATCGCTGATTGGCGATTTCCACTACGACGAAACAGATAACCGGGCAATCTCGGTCGATGTGCGCGCGATGCAGGAAATTCTCAGGAAGCTTTTCGACGCAAACCACATCGCGGACGAATTGTTGAAGGGGTAG
- a CDS encoding helix-hairpin-helix domain-containing protein, giving the protein MTNEQIARRFNRMASLMEVRGEDSFRIRSYRMAAEAIETWPTPMKEIAAEGGVTGLQEIPGVGKAIAGKTVELLEKGTFDAWDRLTAETPETVLDLLELPGVGPKTAATFHQKFKIASLEDLRKFIDGGGLEMVDGIGPKTAERIRQNLERIR; this is encoded by the coding sequence ATGACCAACGAACAAATTGCCCGTCGTTTCAATCGCATGGCGTCACTAATGGAGGTGCGCGGCGAAGATTCGTTTCGCATTCGTTCGTACCGGATGGCCGCCGAAGCGATCGAGACGTGGCCAACGCCGATGAAAGAAATCGCGGCCGAGGGCGGCGTCACGGGTTTGCAGGAAATTCCGGGCGTGGGCAAAGCGATTGCCGGCAAGACTGTCGAGCTGCTGGAAAAAGGCACGTTCGACGCGTGGGACCGATTGACGGCAGAGACGCCGGAAACCGTGCTCGATCTTTTGGAGTTGCCGGGCGTCGGCCCCAAAACCGCGGCCACGTTCCATCAGAAGTTCAAGATTGCTTCGCTCGAGGACCTGCGAAAGTTCATCGATGGCGGTGGCTTGGAAATGGTAGACGGCATCGGGCCGAAGACCGCGGAACGAATCCGGCAGAACCTGGAACGGATCCGCTGA
- a CDS encoding VWA domain-containing protein, with the protein MKPRRQSALAVVSLTALFCLSAFIASHNGKAQKKPDAKPSPTPAKELLTVEPVLPPAPAKETPPAKETPKEQTGDAQQKPGTEVDDKVPVITNTDLITFTVTVTDLYGRFVSGLSKNAFTIFDNKEAQEIAYFSDDDSPVSVGVIFDVSGSMSGDKVRRARDALAHFIQTSHDRDEYFLIGFNSRAQLLIDRTRDGNAVLDKLTFVQTKNNTALYDACYLGVERVQRGTHGKRALLLISDGQDNNSRYTFNELRRVLKESDVVLYSVGILGGSDVGSSLGMEGQGILDELAGVSGGKAFYPRSPAEMDDIFEQIALELRHQYSIGYRPKNFVNDGKWHRIKVKVNAPRGLPRLFVRSREGYYAIANPK; encoded by the coding sequence ATGAAGCCGCGTCGCCAGTCAGCACTCGCCGTCGTCTCTCTAACCGCTCTCTTCTGTCTCTCTGCTTTCATCGCATCACACAACGGAAAAGCTCAGAAAAAACCGGATGCCAAGCCGTCTCCGACACCGGCCAAAGAGCTGTTGACGGTCGAGCCGGTGCTGCCGCCCGCGCCCGCGAAAGAGACCCCGCCGGCCAAAGAAACCCCAAAAGAGCAAACCGGTGATGCCCAGCAGAAGCCCGGAACTGAAGTTGACGACAAGGTTCCCGTCATCACCAACACCGACCTGATCACTTTCACCGTTACGGTCACAGACCTTTACGGCCGGTTTGTTTCCGGACTTTCGAAGAACGCATTCACGATTTTTGACAACAAAGAAGCGCAGGAGATTGCGTATTTCAGCGACGACGATTCGCCGGTTTCCGTCGGCGTGATCTTCGACGTGTCGGGATCGATGAGCGGCGACAAGGTGCGGCGCGCGCGCGACGCCCTGGCCCACTTCATTCAAACCAGTCACGACCGCGACGAATACTTTCTGATTGGCTTCAACTCCCGCGCGCAGCTCTTAATAGATCGAACGCGTGACGGGAACGCCGTGCTCGACAAGTTGACCTTCGTCCAGACGAAGAACAACACTGCGCTGTACGACGCGTGTTATCTGGGGGTAGAGCGTGTGCAGCGCGGAACGCACGGCAAGCGCGCGCTGCTGCTGATTAGCGACGGCCAGGACAACAACTCGCGCTACACCTTCAACGAATTGCGTCGCGTGCTGAAGGAATCGGACGTCGTGCTGTACTCAGTGGGCATTTTGGGTGGCAGCGACGTGGGCAGTTCGCTGGGGATGGAGGGCCAGGGCATTCTCGACGAATTGGCCGGCGTCTCAGGCGGCAAGGCCTTTTATCCGCGCAGCCCGGCCGAGATGGATGACATCTTTGAGCAGATCGCGCTCGAATTGCGTCATCAATACTCGATCGGCTACCGCCCGAAGAACTTCGTCAACGACGGCAAATGGCACCGGATTAAGGTCAAGGTGAATGCGCCGCGTGGCCTGCCACGCTTGTTCGTCCGCAGTCGGGAAGGGTACTACGCGATCGCGAACCCGAAGTAA
- a CDS encoding VWA domain-containing protein gives MGFWFLKNFRSHRGTLVVWLSALATLSVIVAGMTSAQERPRTTTAAPTPTPTSPAPTPVQTGPGTRIAPQLGAPPPPPILRPKPTPTPDASTAEIDEGSTLRINADLVTLNVRVIDRNNRPINGIRQDEFKVFEDGVQQSIFSFTQEEVPVIYGMAVDTSGSLRGVFDQVIAAAKTIIDSNKPGDETFIERFISSDKIETIQDFTSSKDALMDGLDTLYIEGGQTAVIDGVYLAAEHVANYKKTRDDDRRRRALIVVTDGEDRASYYAQEQLFRQLREQDVQIYVIGFVNDLEAERGLIRKSPRGKATDLINKLATETGGRAFFPQSISELPQIANEIVRDLRTQYVISYDPSNKTHDGTYRAIKVVVNQPGGADKRIALTRSGRTAIPPGTAARPPTPANSIRQPTPRRPPQ, from the coding sequence ATGGGTTTTTGGTTTCTTAAGAATTTTCGCTCTCATCGGGGCACACTGGTTGTTTGGTTAAGCGCGCTCGCGACCCTGTCTGTAATTGTGGCCGGCATGACGAGTGCGCAGGAGCGTCCGCGGACAACCACGGCGGCGCCCACTCCGACACCGACATCACCGGCGCCGACTCCCGTGCAGACCGGGCCGGGCACCCGGATCGCGCCGCAACTCGGCGCGCCGCCCCCGCCGCCAATCCTGAGACCGAAACCGACGCCCACACCGGACGCTTCAACCGCGGAAATCGACGAAGGCAGCACGCTCAGGATTAACGCCGATCTGGTGACGCTGAACGTGCGCGTCATCGATCGCAACAACCGGCCCATCAACGGCATTCGTCAGGATGAATTCAAAGTCTTTGAAGACGGCGTACAGCAATCGATCTTCTCGTTCACCCAGGAAGAAGTGCCGGTCATTTACGGCATGGCCGTGGACACGTCCGGATCGCTGCGCGGCGTGTTCGATCAGGTGATTGCCGCCGCCAAGACGATCATCGACAGCAACAAGCCGGGCGACGAAACTTTCATCGAGCGCTTCATCAGCAGCGACAAGATTGAAACGATCCAGGATTTCACCTCGAGCAAAGACGCGCTGATGGATGGCCTCGACACTTTGTACATCGAGGGCGGGCAAACGGCCGTCATCGACGGCGTGTATCTGGCAGCCGAGCATGTAGCGAACTACAAGAAAACCAGAGACGACGATCGCCGTCGTCGCGCGCTGATCGTGGTGACTGATGGTGAAGACCGCGCCAGCTACTACGCCCAGGAACAGTTGTTCAGGCAATTGCGCGAGCAGGATGTGCAAATCTACGTGATTGGATTTGTGAATGACCTTGAAGCTGAACGCGGCCTGATTCGCAAGAGCCCGCGCGGCAAAGCGACGGATTTGATTAACAAGCTCGCGACCGAAACCGGCGGGCGGGCCTTCTTCCCACAATCAATTTCTGAGTTGCCGCAGATCGCGAATGAAATCGTGCGCGATCTACGAACTCAGTACGTGATTAGCTATGATCCGTCGAACAAGACTCACGACGGGACATATCGCGCGATCAAGGTGGTGGTGAATCAACCCGGTGGAGCCGATAAGCGCATCGCGCTGACGCGCTCAGGCAGAACCGCCATTCCTCCCGGCACCGCCGCGCGGCCGCCAACTCCCGCGAACAGCATTCGGCAACCGACGCCCCGCCGGCCCCCGCAGTAA
- a CDS encoding GNAT family protein produces the protein MSTIETDRLLLRIIRVDDLDHLASLLSDPDVVKYVGDGKPAGREEAARALESIIKHWETHGFGRWAVVDKSTGQFIGFGGLRSLFGTPEVVYHLAKAHWGKGYATELARAALRFGFQERGFDRIVAITKPLNAGSIHVMDKLGLRFVKHARYYEIDVVEYEINREEFKPGEGAFKVLADGEV, from the coding sequence ATGTCAACGATCGAAACCGACCGATTGCTGCTGCGCATTATCCGGGTAGACGATCTGGACCATCTCGCGTCCCTGCTCAGCGATCCTGACGTAGTCAAGTACGTCGGCGACGGAAAACCTGCCGGTCGAGAAGAGGCCGCACGCGCCCTCGAAAGCATCATCAAACATTGGGAGACGCACGGCTTCGGACGTTGGGCCGTGGTTGATAAAAGCACCGGCCAGTTCATCGGCTTTGGCGGATTGCGTTCGCTCTTTGGCACTCCGGAAGTCGTTTACCACCTCGCCAAGGCGCATTGGGGAAAAGGCTACGCGACTGAGCTGGCCCGCGCGGCGTTACGGTTCGGATTCCAGGAGCGTGGTTTCGATCGAATCGTGGCGATTACCAAACCGCTGAATGCGGGGTCGATTCATGTAATGGACAAATTGGGTCTGCGCTTCGTGAAGCACGCGCGTTACTACGAGATTGACGTAGTGGAATACGAGATTAACCGCGAGGAATTCAAGCCGGGTGAAGGCGCATTCAAAGTGCTGGCTGACGGGGAAGTTTAG
- a CDS encoding S41 family peptidase gives MKRLYPLAITLFVFSFTSVVFAREAKLVRYPSYHNGRVAFTYLADIWVADENGGNVQRLTVNRARDAYPKFSTDGKWIAFSSDRNGNLDVYLIPSTGGTVKQLTFHSADDTVLGWTPDGRGVLFSSSRGEDFMAQIYIVSVDGGLPRRAGTDMGNAASFSANGQRIAYTPKGQSYWRKFYRGSFQTDVWVADIAAKKFTQVTDFEGMDSWPMFSGSDIYFVSDRDGNGQTNIWRVADSGGKAEKVTSFRNGDVRFPSISADGRTIVFEHDFGIWKLDVASKRTTPIKLDIDAETQENDVEMRAFASEANDFDLAPNSRRLVVSVHGELFTVPVEEGDIRQLTDSPARDRFVDYSPDGKSVAFVSDSSGREELYVAAIDGAAEAVKLTDIDALKSGYNWSPDSKEIAFTSSDSKLRKVNVATKQITEIDTSRFGNISTPEWSPDGKWLAYSKSDASRSTDIYVIASSGAEKEARKVTFDSYDERTPRFSPDGRKLFFIRSDAIGGAQGATNPSVQIYSVGLEKLDRDPDDPEERAETESVQPGAGEGGEGPGPQRRPMGPRPPHETKMDWAGMKRRTRQITRMPFAISQFTVTPDSRTLIFVTSEPSATASLPVVYSIQDDGRRLTRVAAGAPPQGDGDGPPGGGGGFGGGISNLNVSRDGRTLFFSERDGIYSVPLAGAASAATAGRGPSTGGGDAARRRISFNVRVKINRPAEWAEMFGDAWRTMKYRFYDSAMHGTDWNAMKAKYEPLVQYVGDRQELLNIINEMIGELNASHTGAAAPPRGPGAGGVSTGNLGIELEPDASAGRYRVNYIYENGPADKDWVKVKVGDYLIAIGGKPVKAGDNYWELLNNRLNRKVEVTFNSKGSEEGAWKTRIETTSTQGFGQLRYDRWVKERREKVDELSNGRIGYIHIQAMNQPSLRKFEKEIREFRNKEALIIDQRWNGGGNIEQELLAILVQRQYQVWQPRGVEAAGRPFAGYFGPKVVLQNWRSASNAEMFPAGFRALGLGKVIGTPTMGAVIGTGSYSLIDGSTVRTPGVGVYLADAKRTNMENYGVQPDILVDNPPADNLAGRDRQLEVAVEDLLKQLGGTRRNIANKEQQ, from the coding sequence AAAGTTTTCCACCGATGGAAAATGGATCGCCTTTTCCAGCGACCGGAACGGCAATCTTGATGTGTATCTCATTCCGTCTACCGGCGGCACGGTGAAGCAACTGACGTTTCACTCAGCCGACGACACGGTACTCGGGTGGACGCCCGATGGGCGCGGTGTCCTGTTCAGCAGCAGCCGCGGCGAAGACTTCATGGCGCAGATTTATATCGTCAGTGTGGACGGCGGGCTGCCGCGCCGTGCGGGAACTGACATGGGCAACGCCGCGAGTTTCTCTGCGAACGGCCAGCGCATCGCTTATACGCCGAAAGGTCAATCTTATTGGCGCAAGTTCTACCGCGGTTCATTTCAGACCGATGTTTGGGTCGCCGATATCGCGGCAAAGAAATTCACGCAGGTCACCGATTTCGAAGGCATGGATTCGTGGCCAATGTTTAGCGGCAGCGACATCTATTTTGTGAGCGACCGCGACGGCAATGGTCAGACGAACATCTGGCGCGTCGCGGACAGTGGCGGCAAAGCCGAAAAAGTGACCAGCTTCCGAAACGGCGACGTGCGCTTTCCGTCGATCAGCGCGGACGGTCGCACGATCGTTTTCGAACATGACTTTGGAATTTGGAAGCTCGACGTCGCCAGCAAGCGCACGACGCCGATCAAACTCGACATCGATGCCGAAACCCAGGAGAACGACGTCGAGATGCGGGCGTTCGCTTCGGAAGCGAATGACTTCGACCTCGCGCCGAATTCGCGGCGGCTGGTCGTCTCGGTGCACGGCGAGCTGTTCACGGTGCCGGTGGAAGAAGGCGACATCCGCCAGTTAACCGACAGTCCGGCGCGCGATCGTTTCGTGGATTACTCGCCCGACGGCAAGTCGGTGGCGTTCGTTTCGGATAGCAGTGGCCGGGAAGAATTGTACGTAGCGGCGATCGACGGAGCCGCCGAAGCGGTGAAACTGACGGACATCGACGCGCTAAAGTCCGGCTATAACTGGTCGCCCGATTCTAAAGAGATTGCGTTCACTTCATCCGACAGCAAGCTGCGCAAGGTGAACGTCGCGACTAAACAGATTACGGAAATTGACACTTCGCGCTTCGGCAACATCTCGACGCCTGAGTGGTCACCGGACGGCAAGTGGCTCGCGTACTCGAAATCCGACGCAAGTCGCAGCACGGACATTTACGTGATCGCTTCTTCGGGTGCGGAGAAGGAAGCGCGCAAGGTAACGTTCGATTCCTACGACGAGCGCACGCCGCGGTTCAGTCCTGATGGCCGCAAACTTTTCTTCATTCGTTCCGACGCGATCGGCGGCGCACAAGGGGCCACGAACCCTTCGGTGCAGATTTATTCGGTGGGTCTGGAAAAACTCGATCGCGATCCTGACGATCCGGAAGAGCGCGCCGAAACCGAAAGCGTGCAGCCCGGCGCCGGTGAAGGCGGCGAGGGCCCCGGCCCGCAGCGGCGTCCGATGGGTCCGCGTCCACCGCATGAAACCAAGATGGATTGGGCCGGCATGAAGCGGCGCACGCGGCAAATCACGCGCATGCCCTTTGCAATTTCACAGTTCACGGTCACGCCTGACAGCCGCACCCTGATCTTTGTGACGTCTGAACCGTCGGCTACTGCTTCGCTGCCGGTCGTCTATTCAATTCAGGACGACGGGCGGCGTTTGACGCGCGTCGCTGCCGGCGCCCCGCCGCAAGGCGACGGTGACGGCCCGCCGGGAGGTGGGGGTGGCTTCGGCGGCGGCATCTCGAATTTGAATGTGTCGCGCGACGGACGCACGCTTTTCTTCAGCGAGCGTGACGGAATCTATTCCGTGCCGCTGGCGGGCGCCGCGTCGGCCGCAACTGCCGGCCGCGGACCGTCCACGGGCGGTGGTGATGCGGCACGACGTCGCATTAGCTTTAACGTGCGCGTGAAGATCAATCGTCCCGCCGAATGGGCCGAGATGTTTGGCGACGCGTGGCGCACCATGAAGTACCGCTTCTACGACTCGGCCATGCATGGCACGGATTGGAACGCCATGAAAGCGAAGTACGAGCCGCTCGTTCAGTACGTCGGCGACCGGCAGGAACTTTTGAACATCATCAACGAGATGATCGGAGAGCTGAATGCTTCGCACACCGGCGCAGCGGCGCCACCGCGTGGTCCCGGAGCCGGCGGAGTCTCAACCGGCAACCTCGGGATTGAACTCGAGCCCGACGCATCGGCCGGCCGGTACCGCGTCAACTACATTTATGAAAACGGTCCGGCGGACAAGGATTGGGTGAAAGTGAAAGTCGGCGATTACCTGATCGCCATCGGCGGCAAGCCGGTCAAAGCCGGAGACAACTACTGGGAACTCCTGAACAACCGCTTGAATCGCAAAGTCGAAGTCACCTTCAACAGCAAGGGTTCGGAAGAAGGCGCCTGGAAGACGCGCATCGAAACGACTTCGACGCAGGGATTCGGCCAACTTCGTTACGACCGTTGGGTAAAAGAGCGGCGGGAGAAAGTTGATGAGTTGTCTAATGGCCGCATCGGCTACATTCACATTCAGGCAATGAACCAGCCGTCCTTGCGGAAGTTCGAGAAGGAGATTCGCGAATTCCGCAACAAGGAAGCGCTGATCATCGATCAGCGTTGGAATGGCGGCGGCAACATCGAACAGGAGCTGCTCGCCATCCTGGTCCAGCGGCAGTATCAGGTCTGGCAACCGCGTGGCGTTGAAGCGGCCGGCCGTCCCTTCGCCGGATACTTCGGGCCGAAGGTCGTTTTGCAAAACTGGCGCTCGGCTTCTAATGCCGAGATGTTTCCGGCAGGTTTCCGCGCGCTAGGCTTAGGCAAAGTGATCGGCACGCCCACGATGGGCGCAGTGATCGGCACGGGCAGCTACAGCTTGATTGACGGTTCGACCGTGCGCACGCCGGGCGTCGGTGTCTACCTGGCGGATGCGAAACGCACGAACATGGAAAACTACGGCGTGCAGCCCGACATCCTGGTGGATAACCCGCCGGCAGACAACCTTGCGGGGCGCGATCGCCAACTGGAAGTTGCGGTTGAGGATCTGTTGAAGCAGCTCGGCGGTACGCGGCGAAATATCGCAAACAAGGAACAGCAGTAG